A single window of Bradyrhizobium daqingense DNA harbors:
- a CDS encoding acyl-CoA dehydrogenase — MNFDDTPQEAEFRATARAWINANAPKQYEEELRKSSLGRTVLKNADILEVAKAWQKKKADAGWACLHWPKEYGGRGSSPIERVIWQQEEGPFGQLSRMFIIGHGMCGPTMMAFAREEHKRTYLPPLASGEKVWCQLFSEPAGGSDVAGLRTRAEKDGDDWVINGQKIWTSGAHYSDYGILLTRTDPTVPKHKGLTMFFLDMKSPGVEVRPIKQASGASDFNEVYFTDVRIPDHQRLGEVGDGWNVSLTTLMNERSAIGAAVSTGFPELFEYCSSLMLDDGPAIEDRAVRSKLANWAVKASGLKYTSMRAISALSKGERPGPENSIGKLVAGSMIQDVATYALDLQGANGVVSGEDAELAGRFQAMLLRAPGTRVEGGTDEIMRNIIAERVLGLPGDIRVDKDVPFNKIPTKGRA; from the coding sequence ATGAACTTCGACGACACCCCGCAGGAAGCCGAATTCCGCGCTACCGCCCGCGCCTGGATCAACGCGAACGCGCCCAAGCAATATGAGGAGGAGCTGCGCAAATCCTCGCTCGGCCGTACCGTGCTGAAGAACGCCGATATTCTCGAGGTCGCAAAAGCCTGGCAGAAAAAGAAAGCCGACGCTGGCTGGGCCTGCCTGCACTGGCCGAAGGAGTATGGTGGCCGCGGCTCATCGCCGATCGAGCGCGTGATCTGGCAGCAGGAAGAGGGCCCGTTCGGCCAGCTCTCCCGCATGTTCATCATCGGCCACGGCATGTGCGGGCCGACCATGATGGCGTTCGCGCGCGAGGAGCATAAGCGCACCTATCTGCCGCCGCTCGCATCAGGCGAAAAGGTGTGGTGTCAGCTGTTCTCCGAGCCGGCCGGCGGCTCTGACGTCGCGGGCCTGCGCACGCGCGCGGAGAAGGACGGCGACGATTGGGTGATCAACGGCCAGAAGATCTGGACCTCGGGCGCACATTATTCAGACTACGGCATCCTGCTCACGCGCACCGATCCGACCGTGCCCAAGCACAAGGGCCTCACCATGTTCTTCCTGGACATGAAGAGCCCCGGCGTCGAGGTGCGGCCGATCAAGCAGGCGAGCGGCGCCTCCGACTTCAACGAGGTCTATTTCACTGATGTCCGCATCCCCGACCATCAGCGCCTCGGCGAGGTCGGTGACGGCTGGAACGTCTCGCTGACCACGCTGATGAACGAACGCAGCGCGATCGGCGCGGCCGTCTCGACCGGTTTCCCCGAGCTGTTCGAATATTGCTCCAGCCTGATGCTCGACGATGGTCCCGCGATCGAGGATCGCGCGGTGCGTTCGAAGCTGGCGAATTGGGCGGTCAAGGCGAGCGGACTCAAATACACCAGCATGCGCGCGATCTCGGCGCTGTCGAAGGGCGAGCGGCCGGGACCGGAGAATTCCATCGGCAAGCTGGTGGCGGGCTCGATGATCCAGGACGTCGCGACCTACGCACTGGACTTGCAGGGCGCGAACGGCGTGGTCAGCGGCGAGGATGCCGAACTCGCCGGCCGTTTCCAGGCCATGCTGCTGCGCGCGCCGGGCACCCGCGTCGAGGGCGGCACCGACGAGATCATGCGCAACATCATCGCCGAGCGGGTGCTGGGCCTGCCCGGCGATATCAGGGTCGACAAGGACGTGCCGTTCAACAAGATCCCGACGAAGGGAAGAGCTTAG
- a CDS encoding acyl-CoA dehydrogenase has protein sequence MNFDDTPQEAAFRETARKWVEANAPRELHAELSKSSLGRIRLAHHDIVDVGKAWQKKKAEGGWACLHWPKEYGGRGATPIEKVIWQQEEGVYGKLTQPFQIGEGMCGPTVMAFGSEEAKRRYLPKLASGEEIWCQLFSEPSAGSDVAGLRTRAEKKGDNWVVNGQKIWTSGAHYSDYGLLIARTDPNVPKHKGLTMFFLDMKSEGVEVRPIKQANGMQEFNEVYFTDVVIPDSQRLGAVGDGWSVSLTTLMNERMSIGARLATGVPEMFEFCSNLVLEDGLAIDDPAVRSKLASWAAKSNGLRFTSYRTISALSKGERPGPENSIGKLVSGMMLQDIATYAMDLQGAAGVLTGNDEETVQGQFQQMLLSSPSMRIAGGTDEILRNIIAERVLGLPGDIRVDKDVPYNKIPTKGR, from the coding sequence ATGAATTTCGACGACACCCCGCAGGAAGCCGCATTCCGCGAGACCGCGCGCAAATGGGTCGAGGCCAATGCGCCCAGGGAGCTGCATGCCGAGTTGTCGAAATCCTCGCTCGGGCGCATTCGTCTCGCTCACCACGACATCGTCGATGTCGGCAAAGCCTGGCAGAAGAAGAAGGCCGAGGGTGGCTGGGCCTGCCTGCACTGGCCGAAGGAGTATGGCGGCCGCGGCGCGACGCCGATCGAGAAGGTGATCTGGCAGCAGGAAGAGGGCGTCTACGGCAAGCTGACGCAGCCGTTCCAGATCGGCGAGGGCATGTGCGGTCCGACCGTGATGGCGTTCGGCAGCGAGGAGGCCAAGCGCCGCTATCTGCCCAAGCTCGCCTCGGGCGAGGAGATCTGGTGCCAACTGTTCTCCGAGCCGTCGGCCGGCTCCGACGTTGCGGGCCTGCGCACGCGCGCGGAGAAGAAGGGCGACAATTGGGTCGTCAACGGCCAGAAGATCTGGACCTCGGGCGCGCATTATTCCGACTACGGTCTCCTGATCGCGCGCACCGATCCCAACGTGCCCAAGCACAAGGGCCTCACCATGTTCTTCCTGGACATGAAGAGCGAGGGGGTCGAAGTGCGTCCGATCAAGCAGGCCAACGGCATGCAGGAGTTCAACGAGGTCTATTTCACCGACGTGGTGATTCCGGACAGCCAGCGTCTCGGTGCCGTCGGCGACGGCTGGAGCGTGTCGCTGACCACGCTGATGAACGAGCGCATGTCGATCGGCGCGCGGCTCGCGACCGGCGTCCCCGAGATGTTCGAGTTCTGCTCCAATCTCGTGCTGGAGGACGGGCTCGCGATCGACGATCCCGCGGTGCGTTCGAAGCTCGCGAGCTGGGCGGCGAAGTCGAACGGGCTGAGATTCACCAGCTACCGCACCATCTCGGCGCTGTCGAAGGGCGAGCGGCCGGGCCCGGAGAATTCGATCGGCAAGCTGGTCTCGGGCATGATGCTGCAGGACATCGCGACCTACGCCATGGACCTGCAGGGCGCGGCCGGTGTTCTCACCGGCAACGACGAGGAGACGGTGCAGGGCCAGTTCCAACAGATGCTGCTGTCCTCGCCCTCGATGCGCATCGCCGGCGGTACCGACGAGATCCTGCGCAACATCATCGCCGAGCGGGTGCTGGGCCTTCCGGGCGACATCCGGGTCGACAAGGACGTGCCGTACAACAAGATCCCGACCAAGGGACGGTGA
- a CDS encoding nitroreductase produces the protein MDTHVKQTNRIGVLEELLNERYSVRAFLPKEVDRATIEHVLTTAQRTASWCNSQPWQVIIASGAAKERFRQAIYKEASGGLGDDYDFTPPREYVGVYLERRRESGFQLYNTLGIARGDKMAYAKQALENYNFFGAPHVAIIHTNEPLGIYGAIDCGAYVSNFMLAAQALGLGTIPQAALARHSGLIRRHFNLPEDRRVVCGISFGYADHAHKVNSYRTSRASVADTVTFADE, from the coding sequence ATGGACACACACGTGAAACAAACCAACCGCATCGGCGTGCTCGAAGAACTCCTCAACGAGCGCTATTCCGTGCGCGCCTTCCTCCCCAAGGAAGTCGACCGCGCCACCATCGAGCATGTGCTGACCACCGCGCAGCGCACGGCCTCATGGTGCAACAGCCAGCCCTGGCAGGTGATCATCGCCAGCGGCGCGGCCAAGGAGCGCTTTCGCCAGGCGATCTACAAGGAGGCCTCGGGGGGACTCGGTGACGACTACGATTTCACGCCGCCGCGCGAGTATGTCGGGGTCTATCTCGAACGCCGGCGCGAGAGCGGCTTCCAGCTCTACAACACGCTCGGCATCGCCCGCGGCGACAAGATGGCGTACGCCAAGCAGGCACTGGAGAACTACAATTTCTTCGGCGCGCCGCATGTCGCGATCATCCACACCAACGAGCCGCTCGGCATCTACGGTGCGATCGATTGCGGCGCTTATGTCTCCAACTTCATGCTGGCCGCGCAGGCGCTTGGCCTCGGCACGATTCCGCAGGCCGCGCTCGCGCGCCATTCCGGCCTGATCCGCCGCCATTTCAACCTGCCCGAGGATCGCCGCGTCGTCTGCGGCATCTCGTTCGGCTATGCCGACCACGCGCACAAGGTCAACAGCTACCGCACTTCGCGGGCCAGCGTCGCCGACACCGTGACCTTCGCGGACGAGTGA
- a CDS encoding sigma-70 family RNA polymerase sigma factor, translating to MPLTDSLRNDILAAVPSLRAFAISLSGNADRADDLVQETLLRALANIDSFQPGSNLPAWLFTILRNLFRSDYRKRRREVEDAEGNYAKTLKTQPSQNAHLEFEEFRTALEKLPQDQREALILVGASGFSYEDAASICGCAVGTIKSRVNRARSKLAALLYVEGAEDFGPDETVRAVIGGSGG from the coding sequence ATGCCTCTCACGGACTCCCTGCGTAACGACATCCTGGCAGCCGTGCCGAGCTTGCGCGCGTTCGCCATCTCGCTCAGCGGCAATGCGGACCGCGCCGACGACTTGGTGCAGGAGACGCTGCTTCGCGCGCTGGCCAACATCGACTCGTTCCAGCCCGGCTCCAACCTGCCGGCGTGGCTGTTCACGATCCTGCGCAACCTGTTCCGCTCCGACTATCGCAAGCGGCGGCGGGAGGTCGAGGATGCCGAAGGCAACTACGCCAAGACGCTGAAGACGCAACCGTCGCAAAACGCGCATCTCGAGTTCGAGGAGTTCCGCACGGCACTCGAGAAGCTTCCGCAGGACCAGCGCGAAGCCTTGATCCTGGTCGGCGCATCCGGCTTCTCCTACGAGGACGCGGCGTCGATCTGCGGCTGTGCGGTCGGCACGATCAAGAGCCGCGTCAACCGCGCCCGTTCGAAGCTCGCCGCGCTGCTCTATGTCGAGGGCGCCGAGGACTTCGGGCCCGACGAGACCGTGCGGGCCGTGATCGGCGGCAGCGGCGGCTGA
- a CDS encoding NepR family anti-sigma factor encodes MKDLKSQASKSTTPGKGGLTPEIQSRIGHQLRAMYDDVVRQGVPDRFAELIKKLDAPGATPQVENGGGSNDNNNGRD; translated from the coding sequence ATGAAAGATCTCAAGTCTCAAGCCAGCAAAAGCACGACCCCCGGCAAGGGAGGGCTCACTCCGGAGATTCAATCCCGGATCGGGCATCAGCTCCGCGCCATGTACGACGACGTCGTGCGGCAGGGGGTTCCGGATCGGTTCGCGGAGCTGATCAAAAAGCTTGATGCGCCAGGAGCGACGCCCCAAGTGGAAAATGGTGGGGGATCCAACGACAACAACAATGGGAGGGATTAA
- a CDS encoding response regulator gives MSRSQLVAEHLPLLRRYARALTGSQASGDAYVAAMLEAMLGDPSVLDESHGPRAGLFRLFTQIWNSVSVNDDAEVTTLPMPPERRLSNITPLPRQAFLLLSLEGFSEEEVGFILGTDVAETRRLADTAGREMAAEIATDVLIIEDETFIAMDLESLVKNLGHNVVGVARTHADAVALAKNKRPGLILADIQLADGSSGLDAVNELLRTFEVPVVFITAYPERFLTGERPEPAFLISKPFQPAMVSAVASQALFFQRNSRNRTPKAPAA, from the coding sequence ATGTCCCGTTCACAGCTCGTTGCTGAACACTTGCCATTGTTGCGCCGATATGCGCGGGCCCTGACGGGCAGCCAGGCCTCCGGTGACGCCTATGTCGCGGCCATGTTGGAGGCCATGCTGGGAGATCCGTCGGTGCTGGACGAAAGCCATGGGCCCCGCGCCGGCCTGTTCCGGCTGTTCACCCAGATCTGGAATTCCGTCTCCGTCAATGACGATGCCGAGGTGACGACCCTGCCAATGCCGCCGGAGCGGCGGTTGTCGAACATCACGCCTCTGCCGCGGCAGGCCTTCCTGCTGCTCTCGCTCGAAGGGTTTTCGGAGGAAGAAGTCGGTTTCATCCTGGGCACCGACGTCGCTGAGACGCGGCGGCTTGCCGATACCGCTGGACGCGAGATGGCGGCGGAGATCGCCACCGACGTGCTGATTATCGAGGACGAGACCTTCATCGCCATGGACCTCGAGAGCCTGGTGAAGAATCTCGGCCACAACGTCGTCGGCGTCGCGCGCACCCATGCCGATGCGGTGGCGCTGGCCAAGAACAAGCGGCCCGGCCTGATCCTTGCCGACATCCAGCTCGCCGACGGCTCGTCGGGCCTCGACGCCGTCAACGAGCTGCTCCGCACCTTCGAGGTGCCGGTGGTGTTCATCACCGCCTACCCCGAGCGTTTCCTCACCGGCGAGCGCCCCGAGCCGGCATTCCTGATCTCGAAACCGTTCCAGCCCGCGATGGTGTCGGCGGTGGCGAGCCAGGCCCTGTTCTTCCAGCGCAACTCGCGCAACCGCACGCCGAAGGCGCCGGCGGCGTAA
- a CDS encoding TonB family protein, whose protein sequence is MQMKSPLLAALLGLLVPLPAYTQTADPDTQESSINAWKRQVSNRLASKRIYPRNSSPEGGTAKVLLVLNRTGNLISSALAESTGSTELDAAALAMVEAAAPFPEPPAEIQEDSLHLTAPIVFRAKTTPPWSGRLPPTESAAEQAKIDAKMRSICRGC, encoded by the coding sequence ATGCAGATGAAATCGCCCTTGCTCGCCGCGCTTCTCGGATTGCTGGTGCCCCTCCCCGCGTATACGCAGACTGCGGACCCAGATACCCAAGAGAGCTCTATCAACGCTTGGAAGAGGCAAGTTTCCAATCGGTTGGCCAGCAAGAGGATCTATCCGCGCAATTCGTCCCCCGAAGGGGGTACGGCGAAAGTCCTGCTTGTTCTCAATCGGACTGGGAATTTGATTTCGAGCGCACTGGCCGAAAGCACGGGCTCCACCGAACTGGACGCCGCGGCCCTGGCTATGGTGGAAGCGGCTGCGCCATTTCCCGAGCCGCCCGCCGAGATTCAGGAGGACAGTCTTCACCTCACGGCGCCCATCGTCTTCAGGGCGAAAACGACGCCACCGTGGTCGGGCAGGCTGCCACCGACAGAGTCGGCCGCAGAACAAGCCAAGATCGATGCCAAGATGCGCAGCATCTGCCGGGGCTGCTGA
- a CDS encoding nuclear transport factor 2 family protein translates to MDQQILDRLAIRDLVENWAVWRDAGDWERFATVWHEEGWMSATWFQGPARDFMRVSQEGFAKGVRILHFLGGTSIDLAGERAIAQTKMTISQRALVHDVLCDVVCTGRFYDFLEKRQGKWGIVRRQPIYEKDRIDPVDPATTLQLDQKALAALPEGYRHLAYMQELIGYKVKRDMPGLIGPEVETLYGEGREWLAGKAKSSGAK, encoded by the coding sequence ATGGACCAGCAGATCCTCGATCGCCTCGCCATCCGCGACCTCGTCGAGAACTGGGCGGTGTGGCGCGATGCCGGGGACTGGGAGCGCTTTGCAACCGTCTGGCACGAAGAGGGCTGGATGTCGGCCACTTGGTTTCAGGGCCCGGCGCGGGATTTCATGCGGGTCAGCCAGGAGGGCTTTGCCAAGGGCGTGCGCATCCTGCACTTCCTCGGCGGCACCAGCATCGACCTCGCGGGCGAGCGTGCCATTGCCCAGACCAAAATGACGATCTCGCAGCGCGCCCTCGTGCACGACGTGCTTTGCGACGTCGTTTGCACCGGGCGCTTCTATGATTTCCTGGAGAAGCGGCAGGGGAAATGGGGTATCGTCCGCCGCCAGCCGATCTACGAGAAGGACCGGATCGACCCCGTCGACCCCGCCACGACGCTTCAGCTCGACCAGAAAGCGCTCGCAGCGCTGCCCGAAGGCTATCGCCATCTCGCCTACATGCAGGAGCTGATCGGCTATAAGGTCAAGCGCGACATGCCGGGCCTGATCGGGCCCGAGGTCGAGACGCTCTATGGCGAGGGGCGGGAGTGGTTGGCGGGGAAGGCCAAATCATCGGGCGCAAAGTGA
- a CDS encoding terminase small subunit, which produces MAKHKYPEFESMEALPYTPVPHPDRTGPGATMTKQEFCRTFGIARYDLDRAIENGGPVLKRGTQFEPWQVPAGDMLRWMIEDKAKTAADPDLSPLRRNQIKLILSQVEKLELKNAATRRELVTIDEAVTLYREEADVIRRHLRSLPDAVATALGALAESDPIGRKDSAVVAMVVQDVINDTLRSIFEEDSYVQAA; this is translated from the coding sequence ATGGCAAAACACAAATACCCGGAGTTCGAGTCCATGGAAGCGCTGCCTTATACGCCCGTTCCCCACCCCGATCGTACCGGCCCCGGCGCAACGATGACGAAGCAAGAGTTCTGCCGAACCTTCGGCATCGCTCGATATGATCTTGATCGCGCAATCGAGAATGGCGGGCCCGTCCTGAAGCGGGGGACACAATTCGAGCCGTGGCAGGTTCCCGCTGGCGACATGCTGCGTTGGATGATTGAGGACAAAGCCAAGACGGCCGCAGACCCGGACTTGTCGCCCCTGCGTCGGAATCAGATCAAGCTAATTCTGTCGCAAGTGGAGAAGCTGGAATTGAAGAACGCTGCGACTCGCCGCGAGCTTGTCACCATCGACGAAGCCGTAACGCTCTATCGCGAAGAAGCCGACGTCATCCGGAGGCATCTGCGTTCACTGCCGGACGCCGTCGCAACTGCGCTTGGTGCGCTCGCCGAGTCAGACCCCATTGGACGCAAGGACTCTGCCGTGGTCGCGATGGTGGTTCAGGACGTGATCAACGACACGCTTCGATCTATTTTTGAGGAGGACTCTTATGTCCAAGCCGCCTAG
- a CDS encoding AAA family ATPase, with the protein MRRRLLENGISAENLAVIFGRMTPEDDFDDDPALKWDFESIEDTPRKAPVYKTDSGVRYQLASDVEPEPINWLWSNRIARGKLNFLAGPPDQGKSQITCDLIARVTTGSAWPDKSGRPIPGSVIVLAAEDDAGDTIVPRLKAAGADVSKVMIVQMMVKPVKGRPERMFNIADDLPGLAEIIRTCNDVALIVIDPINSYMGAGGRNGTDTWKTSEVRSVLSPLGNLAERHDVAVLFLSHLTKNSGGSAPLARMLDSQAFTAIARCGWFVAPEMQDRKETARKFFVKGKSNIGAPVPGLTYEIEETTVTTAAGLVLKVPRIKWTGETDMSAGQVFRQMDNGGEQEKGSALEAAITFLEDELASGPKPSDKLKDRAEERGHSWRTVRRAAFEGVGVRSERSGFGKGSAYVWSLPDPDIDFG; encoded by the coding sequence TTGCGGCGCCGGCTTTTGGAGAACGGAATTAGCGCCGAGAACCTAGCCGTCATCTTTGGTCGCATGACGCCTGAGGACGACTTCGACGACGACCCCGCGCTGAAATGGGACTTTGAGTCAATCGAGGACACCCCAAGGAAGGCACCGGTCTATAAGACTGACAGCGGAGTCCGGTATCAACTTGCGAGCGACGTTGAACCCGAGCCCATCAACTGGCTGTGGTCGAACCGGATTGCGCGCGGAAAACTGAATTTCCTCGCCGGCCCACCCGATCAGGGCAAGTCGCAGATTACCTGCGATCTTATCGCACGCGTCACGACCGGCAGCGCATGGCCGGACAAGTCCGGCAGGCCGATTCCGGGCTCGGTCATCGTACTGGCCGCCGAGGACGACGCCGGGGACACCATCGTTCCGCGTCTGAAGGCAGCCGGCGCCGACGTCTCGAAGGTGATGATTGTGCAGATGATGGTCAAACCTGTGAAGGGGCGGCCCGAACGAATGTTCAACATCGCGGACGATCTGCCGGGTCTCGCTGAGATCATTCGGACGTGCAACGACGTTGCCCTAATCGTCATCGATCCCATCAACAGCTACATGGGCGCCGGCGGGCGCAATGGCACCGACACGTGGAAGACATCGGAAGTCCGCTCGGTGCTGAGTCCGCTCGGTAACCTCGCCGAACGCCATGACGTGGCGGTGCTGTTCTTGTCCCATCTTACTAAGAACAGCGGCGGCAGCGCTCCGCTAGCACGCATGCTCGACTCTCAGGCATTCACCGCGATTGCTCGCTGCGGATGGTTCGTCGCGCCGGAAATGCAAGACAGAAAGGAAACTGCTCGCAAGTTCTTCGTCAAGGGCAAGAGCAACATCGGCGCCCCGGTGCCCGGACTTACCTATGAGATTGAAGAGACGACCGTCACGACCGCCGCCGGACTTGTGCTGAAGGTGCCGCGGATCAAGTGGACCGGTGAAACAGACATGTCGGCCGGGCAGGTCTTCCGACAGATGGACAACGGCGGCGAACAAGAGAAGGGTTCAGCCCTCGAAGCGGCGATCACGTTCCTAGAGGACGAATTAGCAAGCGGCCCCAAGCCGTCTGATAAATTGAAGGACCGGGCGGAAGAGCGGGGCCATAGTTGGCGCACTGTCCGCCGCGCTGCCTTCGAGGGTGTCGGCGTTAGGAGCGAGCGCAGCGGCTTCGGCAAGGGTTCGGCCTACGTGTGGTCCCTTCCCGACCCCGATATCGACTTCGGCTGA
- a CDS encoding DNA-primase RepB domain-containing protein has product MGKSDGAGTLTAGLELIETLRGDAGAVMDFRAIPETKAAKKALASSPTRLRHRGTLPDLSDKFKRLNKMGFAIYYTLNLSDGKGTKRANFKKVLALPLDLDTAPLPKKWLRGLEPHVIVETSPGKHQCIFVIEPTDDFTATKRMTQRLAKAYGGDPSVCDVARVLRMPGFKHQKGKPFVSRIVMSRQFEPPHKLGVFDKALPRLPSNESAPSDEPPEGFDTIGLEDVELMLKDADPAQVVPGNAEWEEVAMALHTLSNNDHDVKELFLDWCQEDPNYAGQEHRDTNNLDGTRSPPTGRAAVARAPCGAGFWRTELAPRT; this is encoded by the coding sequence GTGGGTAAAAGTGATGGCGCCGGAACACTCACGGCGGGATTGGAGCTAATCGAAACACTGCGCGGCGACGCCGGCGCAGTCATGGACTTCAGAGCCATCCCTGAGACGAAGGCCGCGAAGAAGGCGCTCGCCAGCAGCCCCACTCGCTTGCGTCACCGCGGCACGCTGCCGGACCTGTCCGACAAGTTTAAGCGCCTCAACAAAATGGGCTTCGCCATCTATTACACCTTGAATCTTTCAGATGGCAAAGGCACCAAGCGGGCAAACTTCAAGAAGGTCTTGGCACTGCCGCTTGATCTTGACACGGCGCCACTGCCTAAAAAGTGGCTGCGCGGCCTAGAGCCTCACGTGATTGTCGAGACCTCGCCGGGCAAGCACCAATGCATTTTTGTTATTGAACCTACTGACGACTTCACCGCAACGAAGCGCATGACGCAACGCCTTGCAAAGGCGTACGGCGGAGACCCTAGCGTTTGCGATGTGGCGCGGGTGCTGCGTATGCCCGGCTTCAAGCATCAGAAGGGTAAGCCATTCGTAAGCCGTATCGTGATGTCTCGTCAATTCGAACCGCCCCACAAGCTCGGAGTGTTTGACAAGGCTTTGCCGCGGCTACCCTCAAACGAATCGGCGCCTAGCGATGAGCCGCCCGAAGGATTTGACACTATCGGGCTTGAAGACGTTGAATTGATGCTCAAGGATGCAGACCCCGCGCAGGTCGTCCCCGGCAATGCCGAATGGGAAGAAGTCGCGATGGCACTGCACACGCTCAGCAACAACGATCACGACGTCAAGGAATTATTTCTTGATTGGTGTCAGGAAGACCCGAACTATGCCGGCCAGGAACACCGCGACACAAACAATTTAGATGGGACTCGTTCACCGCCGACAGGCCGGGCGGCCGTGGCGCGGGCACCTTGCGGCGCCGGCTTTTGGAGAACGGAATTAGCGCCGAGAACCTAG
- a CDS encoding helix-turn-helix domain-containing protein has product MRKPPKLKTIVTPIPSGQHCHTVEQCKQALGVADSTMWAIIASGKLKSFKAGRRRLVTADSFAAYQRGES; this is encoded by the coding sequence ATGCGCAAGCCGCCTAAACTCAAGACAATTGTTACACCTATCCCATCAGGCCAGCATTGCCACACCGTTGAGCAATGTAAGCAGGCGCTCGGTGTTGCTGACTCGACGATGTGGGCCATCATCGCCTCAGGCAAACTCAAGTCCTTCAAAGCTGGCCGACGTCGCTTGGTCACCGCCGATTCATTCGCTGCATACCAGCGAGGCGAGTCATGA